The region AAATATTAAAAGATCTTGGTATAAAAAGAGGCACTTTAATTGATTATAAAAAATATTATGAGGAATTAACTGATTCCCTTGTAAGTTATTCACTTATAGTTTTTGAGTAAATTTAAAAATTTTCTTTTATTTTTTTAATATCCTCTTCTTCTAAATTAAAATTTAGAGATTCAATGTTTTCTTTTAAATGCTCAATATTTTCTGTCTTGAATATTATGAATATTTTTCTATGTCTTGTTAAAAAATTAAGAGCAACCTGAAAGGGTGATTTTCCGTATTTTTTACCAATTTCTTCAAGAACTTTAAAACCTTTAGTTCCCTTAGGAGGATTATTCTGCCATAAAGGTGAATAACCCGATAAAGTGATATCTTCATTCTCATAAAGTGGTAAAAGTTTTTCTTCCACATATTGCCAGTTTGAAAGATTGTATTCTATCTGATTATTTTGAATCTTATATTCTCTTAAAAGATTTTTAAATTTTTCATATTCTTTAATCTCAAAGTTTGAAACCCCAGCATATCTTACTTTTCCTTTTTCAATTAAATGATTGAAAGCATCAAGGGTTTCCTTTAAGGGATACTCTCCTGTGTAATAATGAAGTAAATAGAGGTCTATATAATCTGTTTTCAATTTTGAAAGGGAATTCTCACAGGATTTAATTACTCCCTTATATGAGGCATTGGAAGGTAAAACCTTACTTGTTATAAAAATTTTTTTTCTATCATATCCTTTAATGGCTTTACCGACAATTTCTTCCGCTCCAGTATACATTTCTGCTGTATCTATATGGTTTAGACCTGTATCAATTGAATACTGAATAACCTTTATCATTTCCCTTTCATTTCTTATTGCCCATGTTCCAAGAGAAAAAATCGGAATCTCCTCTTTAGTTTTACCCAGTTTTATTTTGGGTAACATTAAGATTTTATTTCTCTTTTTAATTCCTCATAAATTTTTCCGAAAACATAAGCAGAGATTAAAAAGAAAATTATAACTATAGCACCTAATAATTTTCTCCTATTAAGTATATCTTCTTTCTTTTTAATTTCCTCTTCAATTTTTCCAAGATCTGAATAAATTCCTCCAGTTTGTTCAAGAATGTAATCAACTTCAACAATATGAGTTAATCTTCTGAAGGAGTTTCTTGTTGCGAAGAGGTTTTTATTCAATTCATCCACATTGAATCCATTTATCCATAGTTCTTCTATTTTTTTTGATAATTTTAAAATTGTATTTTCAGTATTCATAAGTGCAAATTTGATTTTTTCAGCTCTTTCATAATCGTGACAGGTTGAACATAGTTCTCTATTAATGAGAAAAAGTCCGGCTTTTTGCTGACTGTGAGCTGTATGACAGGTAACACAGTTTGGACCATCAGGGAGAGTTTGTCCATGAGCACTCTTTAAATAATTTTCCTTAACACCGGCATGGCATTTTCCGCAGAATTCAGGAATTTCTTCATATTTAGGTTTTCCAATAAAGCCAAATTCTTCACTCATGGCAGTTTCTTCATCCTTTGGATTACCACCATGGCAGTTATGACAGGAAATAGCATTTTCAGCATGTATACTTTTTTCCCATTCATGGACAGGTTTCATTAAATATTCATCACCACTTTCAAGATGGCATTTTATACACACAGTTTTTTCATAGGAGAAAAGTTTTAAAGGGTATATTAAAAAAAATAAGATTATAAATTTATTATTTTTCATGATAAGTATCCCCAGATTGTTAATAAAATATAAAAAGCTATACCAAAAATCACAGCTCCGAAAAATAATGGTCTTTTCCATATTCTCCTTTCTGGATTTCTATCAATAAAAGGAATTAGAAAGATAAGAAGAGCTATCAAAATCTGTAAGAAAATTCCGAGGAATTCATTTGGAATCAATTTTAAAAATTGGTAGTTGGCAAGAAAATACCATTCTGGCTTTATGTGCTCTGGTGTTGAAAGTGGGTCAGCAGGAATAAGGGCATCATGAGGTATAACAAGTTGAGGGAAAAAGAATACAATGAATAATGTTAAGGCTAAAAATAAATATATAATTTTTAAATCTTTAAGAGCAAAATGGGGAAAGAAGGGCATCTTTTTAACCTTTGTTTCATCAGTTCCAGGAGGATAGGATATTCCTGTTCTTCTCATAACGAAAATATGTATGGCAATTAAAACAAAGATTGTGAAAGGTATAAAGGAGACATGAATTGAGAAAAATCTTCCGAGGGTGAATTGAGTTATTTTTTCCCCGCCCCTTATTAAATAAACAAGCCAGTCACCTATGAAGGGAAAAGCACCAGGAAAACTTGTGGCAACTGAAGTTGCCCAGTAGGAAAGCTGACTCCAGGGAAGAAGGTAACCTGACAGGCACTCAACAAGGACAAGGGCAAAAAGTAAACACCCTGTAATCCAGTGTATCTCCCTTGGTTTTTTGTATGATCCCATTATTAAAGTTGAAAGCATGTGAAAAAATAGGGCAAGAACAAATATGTTTGCTGCTACTGCATGAACCCTTCTTATAAGCCATCCCAAGGGAACTTCATTCGTAATAAAGGTGACACTTTCAAAAGCTTTTTCAACAGAAGGAATGTAATACATAAGGAGAAGAATTCCTGTAACAATCTGTATCATGAAAAAAGTAAGACATACAGCACCCATTGAATACCAGAAATTCAGGTTTTCAGGAACCATATAACCTGATAGATATTTCTCATAAAGCTCTTTTAATTTTAATCTTTCATCAATTGCCTTAAATAAATTTTTCATTTTCCCCTCCCCTTTAAGAAAGGACAATAATACCTTCAGGGGTTATATCTACTTTATATTTTTTTAAAGGAGAAGGTGGGGGTCCGGAGATAACAGCTCCATTTGCATCAAATCTGCCTGCATGACATGGGCAGAAAAATTCATTTTTTTCAGGTACCCATTTCACAATACATCCCAGGTGAGTACAAACTGCTGAAAAGGCATAGAGCTTTCCTTCTCTTCTTATCAAAATAGTTGGACCATCCTGAGATAGACCGAGCTCGTAACTTCCCTCCTTAACTATATCTTCAGGTATTGGATTTCCATTTTTATCCGTAAAAATATTGAGTTTCTTTTCTTCTCTTTTAGGTAAAAGATATAAAAAAACCGGAAAGATAAAAATTAAGCTTGTTATTGATAGTAAAAACCAGGCTAAATTTTTTAAAAAATTTCTTCTTTTATTTTCCATTTTTACCCTCCTTTTTAAATGTTTTTAAAAATGATATAAGTATATAAACAAAAATTAAAAAAATAATTAAAGAAAATATTATAAAACTTAGGTTTCCAATTTTCAAAGGTCTTTCAGTTTCAATTAATAACTCCTTTTCCTGTATTACAAAAAGCATTATATCAGGCTCAAGGAAAGGAATCCTGTATTCATATTTAAGTTGCGTTTTTAAAAAATAGGGACCCTTATCTTTTATATCAAAGGTAAAAACCTCTCTTCTTGTCTCTTTGGGTGAGATTCTATTATCTTCAACAACCTTATATGCCTCTGTAAAAATTTCATCCATTTCTGATAATACTTTGTTATCCTTATTTACTATAACCCTTTGATAAACTTTTTCCTTTTTTTCAAGTACTTCTCCGTATTTATTAAGGAGTAAGACTTCAAGAATTAACCTTCTTATTGGAACTCCTGTAGGCAATTTATGACCCGACTCACTGTTTGTAACATACACACTTGTTAAAATTTTATCTTTTTCAATTTTATATAGCACATTAAGGGAAGCTGCTTTTTTCAATCTTATTTCAGAATGCCCGCCCAAACATTTGTGATCTGTTATAAATCTTTCTGAAGGATAAACCTTTGGATCCACAATTTTCGTAAAAGGTATTTCTGCCATATGACAGTTTTGACAATGAATTCCCTTTGCACTGTATTCACTGTTTTTCCATTCATTGTAAGTATCAAGAACATAAACTCCGTATTTATTCTTAAATTCATGACAGGTTTTGCAGAATTCAGCCTTTAAGAAAATTTCAGAATATTTATTCTTGTGGCCTATATTTAAATTTTCAGGAATATCTGAAATTGGACCAAATTTTATGTTACCTATTTCAAGTTCAAAATTTCCATTTTTAACATCCCTTACACTATGACAGAAATCACATGTTATTCCTTCCTTTGATATTTCCTGTTTTATCATATAATCTTTTGTTTCAGAAACAGTGGGAACATGACAGGTTAAACAGAGTTTTTGTTCTTCGGGATTTATGATCTTTTTGTAAACATCTTGAAATACTGGGTCTTCAAAGCTCTGTGCGTGAAGTGAATTTTTCCATTCCTTATATATATCAGTATGACACTCACCACATTTTGATGCTAATGTAAAATTTAATATTAATATAGCTATCATATTCCTTTATTCAAAATAAAGTTTTGTAATAAACTTAAATCCTTCTTCTTCCGGCTTTAAAATAAATACCTCCCTGTTAGGATCTTTTTTACCATTAAAACTTATTCTACCTGTTACTCCTGTGAAATTTTTTAGATTAGTAAGATTTTTTACAAATTCTTCCCTGTCAATTTTTTGCAGATTTTCAATTATATAAACAGAAAGATTAAAAGCATCATAATAAAGTGCAGAAACAAAGGAAGGAATTTCTTTATATTTATTTTTAAAATCATTTACAAATTTTATTACATTTTTTGATGTATCAAAAGGAGAAAAGGGAGAAGTGATAAATGCTTCCACACCTTCCTTCCATAGATCTTTAAGGGAACTTATTAAAAGGGGAGAATACCATCCATCACCACCTAAGAAAGTAATATTTAATCCCTTTTTATATGCTTTTTTAATAAACATACTTACTTCTTTAACATATCCTGGAATAAAAATAAGATCTGGCTTATATTTTTTAAAATTCTCTATATGTTTAGAAAAAGAAGTATCTCCTTTTAAATAGAAGGCTTTAAATAAAATTTTTCCGCCCTCTTTATTAAATACCGCTTCAAACTGTTTTGAAAGTTCTTCTGAATAAGGATTTTGAGCTTCAAATAGAATTATAGCCTTTTTCTTTTTTAAATTACGAATAGCAAATTTTGCCAAATATGAACCCTGAGCAATATCTGTATAGGTTAATCTGAAAACAAAATTTTTACCTTCTGTAACAAGTGGGTTAGTTGCTGTGGGAGTTATGAGGGGGATTTTATTCTTTTCAGCAATTAAGGATGCAAAAATAGCAAATTTAGAAATTTCAGGTCCTATTATAAGAAAAGAGTTTCTATCCTTTTTAATTTCATCAAAAATTTCTTTTATTTTATTTATATCACTTTCTATATCCCTTATTATTACATTGATTTTTTTTCCTTTAATTTTTTTATTTTTAATCCTCTCATAAAAAAGCTTTATTCCCTTTTCTGCTTCTTTTCCGTAAACTTTTTCAGGTCCAGAAAGAGATACCAAAAAATAAATATTAATATTTCTACCACAGCTCAAAAAATAAAAAAGGAAAAGAATTTTTAAGATTCTTATCATAATTTTTATAATTTTAATTTTTTTAACTATTTAATTTCAAAAAGAAAATATATTAATTTTTATTTTTTTAGATAATATGAGAAAACTCTGTCTTCAAACATTAAAGGATTCATAGGGTAAACTTCAGGATCAAAAATTGCCCAGTAGAAATGCCAGGTTAATATTGCAAGAGTTGCAAGGATAGCTTCATAAAAGTGAATCAAAAGGAATATATCAAGTATAAATGAAGGTATGAAATTTAAAAAGAAATCCTTAAACCATAGAGCAATACCTGTTATACTCATTATAATAGTTCCCCATACCAAAGCCCAGAATTCAAATTTTTCATAAAAGGTAAATGGGTGGTTCAGTTCTGGTTTTTCTTTTTTTATATTCAGGTTATATAAAAGTAAATTTATTGCATCGGAGATGTCCTTAAGATTAAATAAGAGTTTAGAAAATTTTTCTCTCCCTTTTTTTGTAAATAACATAAGAAAGATCGTAATTACAAAAGAGATAATAGTTACTGTTCCTGCAATTCTGTGTAAAAATGCTCTCAAAGCACCATTTCCTATTTTAACAAAAAAGCTGAAAAAGAAATTTTCTGGATAATGATGTGCAAAACCTGTATAAACCAGAATGAAAAAGGAAATTATGTGGATTAAATGAAGCTTTCTTTCAAAATAGGAAAATTTAGTATTTTCAACTTTTTCAAGTTTAAATTCTCTAAATCCTTTTACGAGAAATTCCTTTCTTTTCTTCCAGTAATCTAAAAAGCAATAAATAATCATTGATGTTATTGTGACTATTATGAGCAATATGTAAATAAGGGACACAACTTTTTTTATTATTTGAATATTTCTATCTATCCGCTCATGAATAGGACCAATAAAACCAGTTTTTTCCGCAATACCTTTGTGACATTTTCCACAGGTAATTGGTAAATTTTTCTTATTTACAGGTGATTCAGGGTCACTTGAAGGAAGTATAGAATGATTACCGTGACAGGATGCACAGTTTGCAACTTTTAGATTGCCTGCTTCAAGTTTTACTCCATGATAACTTGCAAGGTAACTTTTTAATTCCATAACAGGTATTCCGTATCTTTCACTCAGTTTTACACTTTCATGACAATCAGCACATGTTTTTGGTATGTTCACGGGATAAACAGGAGATTTTGGATCCCAAGGAGGAAGTATCCTGTGTTCTGAGTGACAGTCTATACAGGAGGGGGCATCAAAGTTTCCAAATCTTATTGCACGGAAATGGTCACTTTTTACATATTCTATGTATTCCTTTTCATGACATTTTGAACAGGTTTTAGGAACATTTTGTTTATAAATTGTTGA is a window of candidate division WOR-3 bacterium DNA encoding:
- a CDS encoding ABC transporter substrate-binding protein, with the translated sequence MIRILKILFLFYFLSCGRNINIYFLVSLSGPEKVYGKEAEKGIKLFYERIKNKKIKGKKINVIIRDIESDINKIKEIFDEIKKDRNSFLIIGPEISKFAIFASLIAEKNKIPLITPTATNPLVTEGKNFVFRLTYTDIAQGSYLAKFAIRNLKKKKAIILFEAQNPYSEELSKQFEAVFNKEGGKILFKAFYLKGDTSFSKHIENFKKYKPDLIFIPGYVKEVSMFIKKAYKKGLNITFLGGDGWYSPLLISSLKDLWKEGVEAFITSPFSPFDTSKNVIKFVNDFKNKYKEIPSFVSALYYDAFNLSVYIIENLQKIDREEFVKNLTNLKNFTGVTGRISFNGKKDPNREVFILKPEEEGFKFITKLYFE
- a CDS encoding cytochrome b/b6 domain-containing protein; the protein is STIYKQNVPKTCSKCHEKEYIEYVKSDHFRAIRFGNFDAPSCIDCHSEHRILPPWDPKSPVYPVNIPKTCADCHESVKLSERYGIPVMELKSYLASYHGVKLEAGNLKVANCASCHGNHSILPSSDPESPVNKKNLPITCGKCHKGIAEKTGFIGPIHERIDRNIQIIKKVVSLIYILLIIVTITSMIIYCFLDYWKKRKEFLVKGFREFKLEKVENTKFSYFERKLHLIHIISFFILVYTGFAHHYPENFFFSFFVKIGNGALRAFLHRIAGTVTIISFVITIFLMLFTKKGREKFSKLLFNLKDISDAINLLLYNLNIKKEKPELNHPFTFYEKFEFWALVWGTIIMSITGIALWFKDFFLNFIPSFILDIFLLIHFYEAILATLAILTWHFYWAIFDPEVYPMNPLMFEDRVFSYYLKK
- a CDS encoding multiheme c-type cytochrome — its product is MIAILILNFTLASKCGECHTDIYKEWKNSLHAQSFEDPVFQDVYKKIINPEEQKLCLTCHVPTVSETKDYMIKQEISKEGITCDFCHSVRDVKNGNFELEIGNIKFGPISDIPENLNIGHKNKYSEIFLKAEFCKTCHEFKNKYGVYVLDTYNEWKNSEYSAKGIHCQNCHMAEIPFTKIVDPKVYPSERFITDHKCLGGHSEIRLKKAASLNVLYKIEKDKILTSVYVTNSESGHKLPTGVPIRRLILEVLLLNKYGEVLEKKEKVYQRVIVNKDNKVLSEMDEIFTEAYKVVEDNRISPKETRREVFTFDIKDKGPYFLKTQLKYEYRIPFLEPDIMLFVIQEKELLIETERPLKIGNLSFIIFSLIIFLIFVYILISFLKTFKKEGKNGK
- a CDS encoding Rieske (2Fe-2S) protein, which codes for MENKRRNFLKNLAWFLLSITSLIFIFPVFLYLLPKREEKKLNIFTDKNGNPIPEDIVKEGSYELGLSQDGPTILIRREGKLYAFSAVCTHLGCIVKWVPEKNEFFCPCHAGRFDANGAVISGPPPSPLKKYKVDITPEGIIVLS
- a CDS encoding cytochrome bc complex cytochrome b subunit, which codes for MKNLFKAIDERLKLKELYEKYLSGYMVPENLNFWYSMGAVCLTFFMIQIVTGILLLMYYIPSVEKAFESVTFITNEVPLGWLIRRVHAVAANIFVLALFFHMLSTLIMGSYKKPREIHWITGCLLFALVLVECLSGYLLPWSQLSYWATSVATSFPGAFPFIGDWLVYLIRGGEKITQFTLGRFFSIHVSFIPFTIFVLIAIHIFVMRRTGISYPPGTDETKVKKMPFFPHFALKDLKIIYLFLALTLFIVFFFPQLVIPHDALIPADPLSTPEHIKPEWYFLANYQFLKLIPNEFLGIFLQILIALLIFLIPFIDRNPERRIWKRPLFFGAVIFGIAFYILLTIWGYLS
- a CDS encoding cytochrome c3 family protein → MKNNKFIILFFLIYPLKLFSYEKTVCIKCHLESGDEYLMKPVHEWEKSIHAENAISCHNCHGGNPKDEETAMSEEFGFIGKPKYEEIPEFCGKCHAGVKENYLKSAHGQTLPDGPNCVTCHTAHSQQKAGLFLINRELCSTCHDYERAEKIKFALMNTENTILKLSKKIEELWINGFNVDELNKNLFATRNSFRRLTHIVEVDYILEQTGGIYSDLGKIEEEIKKKEDILNRRKLLGAIVIIFFLISAYVFGKIYEELKREIKS
- a CDS encoding aldo/keto reductase — protein: MLPKIKLGKTKEEIPIFSLGTWAIRNEREMIKVIQYSIDTGLNHIDTAEMYTGAEEIVGKAIKGYDRKKIFITSKVLPSNASYKGVIKSCENSLSKLKTDYIDLYLLHYYTGEYPLKETLDAFNHLIEKGKVRYAGVSNFEIKEYEKFKNLLREYKIQNNQIEYNLSNWQYVEEKLLPLYENEDITLSGYSPLWQNNPPKGTKGFKVLEEIGKKYGKSPFQVALNFLTRHRKIFIIFKTENIEHLKENIESLNFNLEEEDIKKIKENF